The proteins below come from a single Sorghum bicolor cultivar BTx623 chromosome 4, Sorghum_bicolor_NCBIv3, whole genome shotgun sequence genomic window:
- the LOC8059615 gene encoding suppressor protein SRP40 has product MGEKQATGAADQDDGTAPPPPPPPPLDGVQYCSEHPYRPATAAAAAAVAGGGICAFCLQEKLGRLVSSSKSSPFFPLGGHPPPSGSPSSPPSFRRAAEPPAPPLLHPSGAAASRKFMSFHRKKTTSSSSSSSSSAAASVGGGGGLKRSKSVAPRPELEQFAYSSASSVSLAAESPRKKSFWSFLSLSSSSAYAHQASTTYTTNTGAAAAAAAARRKSVSVASAAWASRGGGGTAGAQDQQPRGGTSSTLGRTLEAIGEPESPSQSQVSSSSSFGRKVARSRSVGCGSRSFSGDFLERLSNGFGDCTLRRVESHREPKPHKMRGGGGGGGGLRHLGGAGADDDDDEEEDDVYEHQHRIKCAGFFAGLGPASSSYWLSAAEGASVGSGSTKRSAGRSHRSWAWALASPMRALRPTTTSTKTITVVPPSHVTVHGNGNSSASALSIPSSSSEATASAAPLAAN; this is encoded by the coding sequence ATGGGGGAGAAGCAGGCGACGGGCGCGGCGGACCAGGACGACGgcaccgcgccgccgccgccgccgccgccgccgctggacgGCGTCCAGTACTGCAGCGAGCACCCGTACCGGCCagcaaccgccgccgccgcggcggcggtcgcCGGCGGGGGGATATGCGCCTTCTGCCTGCAGGAGAAGCTGGGGCGCCTGGTGTCGTCCTCCAAGTCCAGCCCTTTCTTCCCGCTCGGCGGCCACCCGCCGCCGTCGGggtcgccgtcgtcgccgccgtcgttccgccgcgccgccgagcccccggcgccgccgctgctccacccgtccggcgccgccgcctcgcGCAAGTTCATGTCGTTCCACCGGAAGAAGAcgacctcctcctcgtcgtcgtcgtcgtcctccgccGCTGCCTCCGTGGGGGGAGGAGGCGGGCTGAAGCGGAGCAAGTCGGTGGCGCCGAGGCCCGAGCTGGAGCAGTTCGCCTACTCGTCGGCGTCGTCGGTGTCGCTGGCGGCCGAGAGCCCGCGCAAGAAGAGCTTCTGgtccttcctctccctctcgtCCTCCTCCGCCTACGCGCACCAGGCCTCCACGACGTACACCACCAACAcgggtgccgccgccgccgccgccgccgcgaggaGGAAGTCGGTGTCCGTGGCGTCGGCGGCGTGGGCGTCAAGGGGTGGCGGCGGCACCGCGGGCGCGCAGGACCAGCAGCCGCGAGGCGGGACGTCGTCCACGCTGGGGCGGACGCTGGAGGCCATCGGCGAGCCCGAGAGCCCCAGCCAGAGCCAGGTGTCGTCGTCTTCCTCCTTCGGGCGGAAGGTGGCGCGGTCGCGCTCCGTGGGCTGCGGCAGCCGCAGCTTCTCCGGGGACTTCCTGGAGCGCCTCTCCAACGGCTTCGGCGACTGCACGCTCCGGCGCGTCGAGTCCCACCGCGAGCCCAAGCCCCACAAGatgcgtggcggcggcggcggcggaggaggcctGCGCCACCTCGGCGGCGCTGGcgcagacgacgacgacgacgaggaggaggacgacgtgtACGAGCACCAGCACCGGATCAAGTGCGCGGGCTTCTTCGCCGGCCTGGGCCCCGCGTCGTCCTCCTACTGGCTCTCCGCAGCGGAGGGCGCGAGCGTCGGCAGCGGCAGCACCAAGAGGTCGGCCGGCCGGAGCCACCGGAGCTGGGCGTGGGCGCTGGCGAGCCCCATGAGGGCGCTGCGGCCGACGACGACCTCCACCAAGACCATCACCGTCGTGCCCCCCAGCCACGTGACCGTCCACGGCAACGGCAACTCCTCGGCGTCGGCATTGTCCATACCATCGTCATCGTCAGAGGCAACAGCTTCGGCAGCTCCACTGGCGGCGAATTGA